Genomic DNA from Desulfuromonas versatilis:
TCGAGGGGGGCGGGGAGCTTCAGGTGTTCGAAAAACGCCCGGCAGCGGTCGATGGGCAGCAGCATGACGTCGTGCAGGCAGAGCCCGGGGGGAATCGCGGCGCCCTCCGCTTCCCCGGGGCGCAGGCGCTTTTCGGCCGGCAGCACCCGGTCGGCGTCGCCCTGGCCGCCCAGGCGCCAGTAGAGGGCCTCGGGCTTGAGCCGGGCGCCCCGGCAGGCCGGGCAGAGATCGTAGGAGCGGTAGCGCGAGAGCAGCACGCGAATGTGCATCTTGTAGGCCTTGGACTCGAGCCAGTCGAAGAAGCGCTGCACGCCGTACCAGTGGCCGCTCTCCCAGGACTTCCAGGCTGCATCCCCCTGCAGCACCCAGCGCTGCTGCTCGGCGCTCATCTCCCGCCAGGGGCGATCCACGGGCATCCCCGCCTTGGCGGCATAGCGCAGCAGGTCGTCCTGGCACTCGCGAAAGCTCTCGGTCTGCCAGGGCTTGACCGCCCCCTCGGCCAGGGTCTTGCCCGCGTCGGGGATCACCAGGTTGAAGTCGACGCCGATGGTGCGGCCGAAGCCGCGGCAGCTCTCGCAGGCGCCCACCGGGGAGTTGAAGGAGAAGAGGTTGGGGACGGGGTCGGCGAACTGCAGGTCGCAATCGGGGCAGTGCAGGTCGGCCGAAAAGCGCCAGGGCTCCCCGGGCTCCCCCGCCGCGTTGACCGGGTAGACGGCAACCCGCCCATGGCCGACCTTGAGGGCCGCCTCCAGGCTCTCGGCGATGCGCGCCCGGTCGCGGGCGCGCAGCCGCACCCGGTCCTGCACCACCTCGATCAGATCCGGTGCCTCGCGGTGGATGCGGGTGTAGCCCTGGGCCGCCAGGTGCCCCTTGACCTCCTCGGCGGTGAAGTTCTCCGGCACCGGCACCGCGAAGGTCAGCAGCAGGCGCGGTTCGTCCCCGGCGCTGCGGGCCAGCAGGTCGCGGAAGATGCTCTCGGGGGTGTCGCGGCGCACTTCGCGGCCGCAGCCGGGGCAGAACAGGCGGGCGGCGCGGGCGAACAGCAGCTTGAGGTGGTCGTTGAGTTCGGTCATCGTCCCGACCGTGGAGCGCGAAGTGCGCACCGGGTTGGTCTGGTCGATGGCGATGGCCGGGGGAATCCCCTCGATGGCGTCGACCTGCGGCTTGTCCATGCGGTCGAGGAACTGGCGGGCGTAGGGGGAGAAGGTTTCGACGTAGCGGCGCTGTCCCTCGGCGTAGACCGTATCGAAGGCCAGGGAGGATTTTCCCGAACCGCTCACGCCGGTGACCACGATCAGTTCGCCGAGCGGCAGGGCCAGGTCGAACCCCTTGAGGTTGTTCTGGCGAGCCCCCTTGATGACGATGGCGTTGTCGTGACTGGACATGGAAGCTCCGCGGGTTTGGAGGGCTGCGGCCGGGCTACTCTTCGACCAGGGGCCAGGGGGGCAGCGGTTGGCTTTCCCAGATCCTTTCCACCATGGCGGCTGCAGCCCGGGGGTTGGCTACCCGTTTATGTGCCAGGCGTACCAAGGCCCGGCGCAACTGGCGCAGATCCTCGAGGTAGCGTTCGAGAATCTCCGCGACCACCTTGCGCTCGGCGGGCATGGAGAAGCCCCCCCTGCGTTCCCCATGGGAACATAATACCAGCGCCCGGGCGGTTTCCGCACCCTCGACTTCGAGCTCGTTGCCCTGCTCGTTGTAGAGGGTATAGCGGCCGAAGAACTCCTCACCGGCGCGCAAGGGGCCGGCAATGCGAAAGTCGACCATGCGTGGCCGGTAATAGTCATACAGGTAATGATCGGGAAATTTCGGCAGCCCGTCGACAAAAACCTGTGCCGCAATCTCCCCGGCCGGGTCGTCCTGGGGCTGCTCCTGGGCGCGCTCCTGGCTGCGTTTGCGCGAGCGCGAGACAGCAGCGGTCTCCACGGGGACCTCCTGGCCGATCCAGGGGGCGATTTCCCGGTCGAGTTGCGCGGCGCCCGGTGCCGGTTCTCCATCCCGCCACTCGAACTGCCGCAGGTTGGCAAGGATTTCCCGGGGCGGCAGCGGCCATCCCCATCTCAGCGCTTCGCGCTCCAGGTAGCTGCGCTGGGGCAGGGGCGCCCCACCGCTGACCACTTTCCAGAGATGGCGACCCAGGGTCGTACGGCTGAACAGGAAGGCCTCCCGGTCCAGGTTTTTCGGCCAGCCGTTTTCTATCGGCATGGCCAGGAGCCCATCCTCGAGCAGCTTGAACAGTTCGGCGGAAAGTTCCAGGGCCAGGGGGAGCAGGCTGCGTGGCCCGGCTGCCAGGCGTTGCGCGGAGAGCTCCCTGGGGCCGCCGGGACCATCGACATGGCAGGGGGGGGCGCCGGATGGTCCCTTGACCAGATGCAGGGTCGTGCTGCCCGACTGATCGGCGGCGATCCTTAGCAGCTGAAACTCCTCGCGAAGCAGCTCGAAGAGCGGTTCGCCGAAATCGGCGGTCAGCCAGCCGGCCGGTATCCGCAGGTAGAACAGGCTCCCCTCGGCCCCCAAGCCCAGCAGGTGAATGAACTCCCAGACCCAGCGCGGGGTCTGCGGGCGCAGCGGAAACCTGCGGGTCGGCCAGGAATTGCGCAGCTGGGCGGTCAGGGCCTGGCGCTGCCTGGGCGGCGGAATGGTCTCGTCGCCCAGGGCGCCGACAATCCCCCGGGCTTCGGGCGGCGTGACCATGGTCAGCGGGGAGAATGCCTGCGCCAGCAAGGGTGGCTCCTGGCGCGTGCTGCGCAGCAGGGCGAGGTACCCCAGAAGGGGCTGGGGGGCGGAAACCATGAGCTCCTGCCCGGTTTCCCCGGGGAGTCGGTCCGGATTGACCAACAGCAGGGGCGCCGGTGCCGGCCGCTCCTGCTCCGGCAGGGGAAATCCTCCAAGGCCAGGTCCCTCGTGCAGCAGCAGCAAGTCCAGGGTTTGCCGGAACCGCTCGCGGTTGTCGCCGAGGCGCAGCTGGATCAACCGGCGGAACAGGTGGTGGAAGCGTACCGCGCTCTCCGCCGGCAGGGGCAGTTCATGGCGCCCCGGGGAAAGCGCATCTCGGAGTCCCTCGGGCAGTGTGTCGAGGGCAAAGTGCATGGCCCGCTCGAGTCCCTCGGGCTGGACCGCTGCAGGCAGGCGGTCGAAGAGCAGCAGGGCGAGCATGCGCAGCAGGGTCAGGTGCCCCTTGCCGCTGGCCAGCAGGTGGGCGTCCCCGGCTTCGCTTTCCAGGCGGTTTTCCCCCAGGGCGACGCGGTAGGCTTCATCGAGGTAGGGGACGGCGGAAAGCAGCGTGCCCTTGAACAGGTTGCCCAGAAAATGGGCCGAAAGGGCATTCGGAGGGACGGCACCGAGCACCGACAGAAGCTTCAGCTCCTCGAGCACCCGGACCAGGGATTCGCGGAAAATGACCGGCGAGGCTTCCTCCGCTGCCGGCAGAGCCAGGCTCTTGCCGCGAACCACGCCCTGGGGATGGTCCTCCCAAAATACGATCTCGCGGTCCGACCAGGTGACAAAGTGCTGCAGACCCAGGGCCCGAGCGCACTGGCACCCGGCATCGGTGACCTCCTGGGATTGCCGCTCCGGCACCAGCAACACCCCGCCGGCCATGAAACTGTCCCGGTTGATCCAGAAGACCAGCGGCGGGGCCTGGATCCCCCCCTCGGTCCACAGGGGCGGGAAGGTCTCAACCTTGCGGAAGGGGAGCCGGCCTTCTTCGATGGCCGCTTCGGCCCAATGTGCCAGTTGTCCGGTGAAAAGCTTAAGAGTGTTCTGGTCCATGCAAATCAGCGGCGGGCGGAGGGGAATCGGAGCCGGCCTGATATTCAGGATGCTCCCCGGGACAATATTTGAATTCGCAGGTCAATGGCTTGGCTAAGGCCAGGCCAGAGTTCACGGATGCAGCAAAAAGATAAAGGGCCGCCACGACGACGGCCCAGGGGGTGACTCAGCAGGGCTAGTGCGTAACTCCCCCCATGGCCGAAAACGTTAACACAGATAGTGACCGGCGCCAACGATTTTATGCGGCTTTGCGGGGCTGGCGGCCGGTCAGCGCGGGGAGTCCTTCAATTCCATTTCAATGGTCAGTTCCTTGAGACGCCGAATCTGTTGGTCCAACCGATCCCGCTCACTCCGACACCGGTCATTGACCTTTTGCAGCTGTTTAAGGTCGGCCTGCTGTTTTTGCGACTGTTCCAGGATGCTGGCGATGCTTTTTGCCCGCCGGGCCCAGGGGCTTTGCGGGTAGCTGCGCTGCAGTTCCACGAAGGGCTGGGGGAGCTGCGAGGCCGGCAACTGGTCGAGCCCCTGGCGGAACAGGGCTTCATCGTATGGCAGCACAACTCCGCAGCCGCACAGGGAGCCGAGCAGGAGCAGCAGGTAAACACCCCTCCGGATCATCGCTTGTCGCGCCTGTCGAAGAGAAAATTGCTCCCCGGTTTGTCCTTGAGGTATTTTTTCAATTTGGCGCTTTCCCGGCTGATCGCCTCAGGTGAGGGATGGCTCAGGTTGTCGGTGCAGACCACCGCGACCGAGATGGTCATCAGGGGGAATTGCCGCTCCACACCGTAGCGGTCGTGGGCCACAAAGGAACCCGCCTGGCGGTCTTCCGCCGAGTAGAATTCGGGAGCCAGCCGGTCGAACGCCTCAACCAGGCCAGGTGCCAGCATCTCGGCCCGTTCGGTGGTGGTGATGACCACGTAGTCATCCCCCCCCACGTGGCCGACCAAGTCGTCCGGGGCCCCGATTTCCTTCACCAGGCTGTTGATCATTCGGCCTACCCGGTTGATCACGTCGCTGCCGGCCTGATAACCGTAGCGGTCATTGTAGGCCTTGAAGTTGTCCAGGTCAATGTAGACCTGGGCGAAGGGGCTGCCGGCGCCCAGGCGCCGGGACATCTCCTGGTCGATGGCCAGGTTGCCCGGAAGCCGGGTCAGGGGGTTGGCGTCAAGATGCAGCTGGTCCAGTTCCCGCAGCTTTATCCCCATCTCCCCGAAGGCCCGGGCGAGCTGGCCGAACTCATCCCGGGAGCTGTTGCCGATCTGGTAGTCGAAACTGCCCGCTGCAATCTCGCGGGTGGCGGAGATCAGCCCGGAGACGGAGCGGTGAATATAGAAGATGACCGACAGGGCGACGGGGGTACCCAGGGCCAGCCCCAGCAGCGCAAAAAAAATGGCCCGATGAAACGCTTCGGCGCTCCTTCGAGTCAGCTCCTGGAGGCTTTGGTCGATGTGCGCACCACGTTCGGCCAGAAACGTATCTAAGGCGCCGATCAGCCCGTCGATGCTGGCAATCAGGGCACTTTTACCCGCCTCGCTGTTCCCAGGGGGGGGCTGCTTGGGGGCGGCGAGCTCCCCGTCGAGGATCAAGCGGTATTCGGTGACGGCAAGGTGAAGCGAATCGGGGAGCCCTCCCTGCAGGGGGAGCCGGCTCAATCTATCCCAGTTGTCCGCGAACTCTTCACCGCGGCGGACGAGCAGTTCGCGCAGCGCCGGGTCCTTGAGCAGCAGAAACTGTCTTTCCACCCGCTCCTGGGACAACAGATTCTGGCGCAGATCGCGGGCAATGCCCAGGGCGGCGAAGTCGCCGGCAACCAGCGCTTCGGTCCTGTCGGTCTGCTCGCCGAGGCAGGCCAGGGCATAGAGGATCGCCAAGGCTCCGAACAGAGCCAGCAGCAGATAGCTGAGGGCGATTTTGTGGGTGACGGTCAGTCGTGATGGTCGGCCCATGATTCCATTGCGCCGGCGGGCAGCCCCGCTGCTCAGGAGAAAAGCCCGCCTTCCGACCCTGGTTCGGCCGGCAGCCGGTGAAAGTGGCGGTAGGCCAGGGGGGTTGCCGTCCGCCCTCGCGGGGTGCGGTTGAGGTAGCCCTGCTGCAGCAGATAGGGCTCGATGACATCCTCGATGGTGTCTTTTTCCTCGCCTACCGCGGCGGCCAGGGTCTCCAGGCCGACGGGGCCGCCGGAAAACTTGTCGATGATGGTCAGCAGGATCTGCCGGTCCATGTGGTCAAAGCCGCACCGATCCACCTCCAGACGCTCCAGGGCCCGGTCGGCCACGGCGGCGGTGATGGTCCCGTTGGCTTTGACCTGGGCAAAATCCCGCACCCGGCGCAGCAAGCGATTGGCAATGCGGGGGGTGCCGCGGCTGCGGCGGGCGATCTCCAGGGCGCCCTCGGTTTCGATGGGCACGCCGAGGATGCCGGAGCTGCGGC
This window encodes:
- a CDS encoding diguanylate cyclase, translating into MGRPSRLTVTHKIALSYLLLALFGALAILYALACLGEQTDRTEALVAGDFAALGIARDLRQNLLSQERVERQFLLLKDPALRELLVRRGEEFADNWDRLSRLPLQGGLPDSLHLAVTEYRLILDGELAAPKQPPPGNSEAGKSALIASIDGLIGALDTFLAERGAHIDQSLQELTRRSAEAFHRAIFFALLGLALGTPVALSVIFYIHRSVSGLISATREIAAGSFDYQIGNSSRDEFGQLARAFGEMGIKLRELDQLHLDANPLTRLPGNLAIDQEMSRRLGAGSPFAQVYIDLDNFKAYNDRYGYQAGSDVINRVGRMINSLVKEIGAPDDLVGHVGGDDYVVITTTERAEMLAPGLVEAFDRLAPEFYSAEDRQAGSFVAHDRYGVERQFPLMTISVAVVCTDNLSHPSPEAISRESAKLKKYLKDKPGSNFLFDRRDKR